A stretch of the Bdellovibrio sp. 22V genome encodes the following:
- the smc gene encoding chromosome segregation protein SMC, giving the protein MRIKKIELVGFKSFKDRTVIHFDAGITGIVGPNGCGKSNIVDALMWVMGEMSAKDLRGSQMTDVIFGGAEGYAPLGMCEVSLTLENDGGAFPAKYIKHSEIMVTRRLHRNGEGEYFVNKEPSRLKDIQEIFMDTGAGSKGFSIIAQGMIGKIITAKPEDRRMLIEEAAGITKFKARKKESQRKLISTDQNLVRLQDIIGELKRQIDSLQRQAQRAERYRNIKNQIEDLDLWLSSAQYIELKRAADEAQAIFVEAQNMEIEGDANLSTLQGQLEVLRLQILEKEKLVEEHQSLYFDKQSTVQKKEMEVQELRFEIEQARRNEQMTGTILQEQQARQELLARDKASLEAQVTELKEEAETLTASFTEKNDIFQNFNSRIGTVDEDLTTKRRELFAVGQSESSLDARVNSLSAQIADLTDRQDNEQQVLNELREKQVEFEARRKKVMNELDKERQMQLDLASDVDSFEANKKILSESLAEKKMEVESFKDSLNEVASRLYGLENLQNNFEGFQEGVKQVMLWQKTRTQEMMADGSVVTHFQPVSEVVEVPAEYEVAMEAALGSRLQMLLSSDANIAVDAVSHLKEQKSGRSSFMSTNDQTLTYNRSEAPIGQAGVQAILKDVVKAADKFQNAVTYMLDGVAIVDSIRTALNLRATYTGWTFVTLDGDTLTADGVLTGGSSESADSGMLKRRREIKELSEKKDEYAGKLQLAQMALKKVEEQLNNVLNDFEGAQKRKMDQEIKVAELRKDLERAENEVQNAQAAVERQEREVKKLTEQLEVQEQKMEELNQALIEAREKKVILEGEVETLNSELNSVRLGFDGLQAEVTDLQVKSASKTQEYTGVLRQLEMVSKSLSDLEAQLARMSEEAEGYNSQMTESQILLEEKKIEFERLLDEVEQLKLQAARTKDEYEVMSESIRAIEEEASASQRARNERQHKMNDSQLKLEQAKMKEQYLIDQIRERYMLNLPDVVEKYAGREGDFLEADAQLKDLREKLAKIGEVNLSAIEEYEETAQRYEFLTKQHADLTEAKEQLRKVIDRINRICSKRFKETFDLVNDRFTRVFPVLFGGGEAWLELVEETEKNEAGIEIIARPPGKKTQNVSLMSGGEKALTAVALVFSIFLVKPSPYCLLDEVDAPLDDANVFRFNDLVREMAKRSQIIVVTHNKHTMEVAGKLYGVTMQERGVSTMVSVSLQDIK; this is encoded by the coding sequence GGGTGAGATGTCCGCGAAGGATCTTCGTGGCTCACAAATGACTGACGTTATCTTCGGTGGTGCGGAAGGTTATGCTCCATTGGGTATGTGTGAAGTGTCTTTGACACTTGAAAACGATGGCGGCGCTTTCCCTGCGAAATATATTAAACATTCTGAAATCATGGTGACTCGTCGTCTTCACAGAAATGGTGAAGGGGAGTACTTCGTTAATAAAGAACCGTCTCGTTTGAAAGACATCCAAGAGATCTTCATGGATACGGGCGCGGGCTCTAAAGGTTTCTCGATCATCGCCCAAGGTATGATCGGTAAGATCATCACTGCGAAACCGGAAGACCGTCGTATGCTTATCGAAGAAGCGGCGGGTATTACGAAGTTCAAAGCGCGTAAAAAAGAATCACAACGTAAATTGATCTCTACAGATCAAAACTTGGTGCGTTTGCAAGACATCATCGGCGAGTTGAAACGCCAAATCGATTCTTTGCAAAGACAAGCTCAGCGTGCCGAGCGTTACCGTAACATCAAAAACCAAATCGAAGATTTGGATCTATGGTTGTCTTCCGCTCAATACATTGAGTTGAAGCGTGCGGCGGACGAAGCTCAAGCGATCTTCGTTGAAGCGCAAAACATGGAAATTGAAGGCGATGCGAACCTTTCAACTCTTCAAGGGCAATTGGAAGTTTTGCGCCTGCAAATCCTTGAAAAAGAAAAACTCGTTGAAGAGCATCAATCCCTTTATTTCGACAAACAAAGCACTGTGCAAAAGAAAGAAATGGAAGTTCAAGAACTTCGTTTCGAAATTGAACAGGCTCGTCGTAACGAGCAAATGACAGGCACGATCTTGCAAGAACAGCAAGCGCGCCAAGAATTGCTTGCTCGTGACAAGGCTTCTTTGGAAGCTCAGGTGACAGAACTTAAAGAAGAAGCTGAAACACTGACAGCTTCTTTCACAGAGAAAAACGATATCTTCCAAAACTTCAACTCCCGTATCGGAACAGTTGATGAAGATTTGACGACGAAACGCCGCGAACTTTTCGCCGTTGGTCAGTCCGAGTCTTCTCTGGATGCTCGTGTGAATTCTTTGTCGGCACAAATCGCTGATTTGACGGATCGTCAAGACAACGAACAGCAAGTGTTGAACGAACTTCGCGAAAAACAAGTCGAGTTCGAAGCGCGCCGTAAAAAGGTGATGAACGAACTTGATAAAGAACGTCAAATGCAATTGGACTTGGCAAGCGACGTGGATTCTTTCGAAGCCAACAAAAAGATTCTTTCAGAGTCTTTGGCTGAAAAGAAAATGGAAGTTGAATCCTTCAAAGATTCTTTGAACGAAGTGGCTTCTCGTTTGTACGGTCTTGAGAATTTGCAGAACAACTTCGAGGGTTTCCAAGAAGGCGTGAAGCAAGTGATGTTGTGGCAAAAGACGCGCACGCAAGAGATGATGGCGGACGGCTCCGTTGTCACTCACTTCCAACCTGTTTCTGAGGTTGTTGAAGTTCCGGCGGAATACGAAGTAGCTATGGAAGCGGCCTTGGGCTCACGCTTGCAAATGCTTTTGTCTTCGGATGCTAATATCGCCGTAGACGCTGTTTCTCATTTGAAAGAACAAAAATCCGGACGTTCCAGCTTCATGTCTACGAACGACCAAACTTTGACTTACAACCGTTCCGAAGCTCCGATCGGTCAAGCTGGCGTTCAAGCTATCTTGAAAGACGTCGTAAAAGCTGCGGATAAATTCCAAAACGCTGTGACATATATGTTGGACGGTGTTGCGATTGTTGATTCTATCCGCACGGCTTTGAATCTTCGCGCGACATACACGGGCTGGACATTCGTGACTCTTGACGGTGACACGTTGACGGCTGACGGTGTTTTGACGGGTGGTTCTTCAGAATCTGCGGATTCAGGAATGCTAAAGCGTCGCCGTGAGATCAAAGAATTGTCCGAGAAAAAAGACGAATACGCTGGAAAACTTCAATTGGCGCAAATGGCTTTGAAAAAAGTCGAAGAGCAATTGAACAACGTATTGAACGATTTCGAAGGCGCACAAAAACGCAAAATGGATCAAGAGATCAAAGTTGCGGAGTTGAGAAAAGACCTTGAACGAGCTGAAAATGAAGTTCAAAACGCACAAGCAGCGGTAGAGCGCCAAGAACGCGAAGTCAAAAAGTTGACGGAGCAATTGGAAGTTCAAGAACAAAAAATGGAAGAGTTGAATCAAGCCTTGATCGAAGCTCGCGAGAAAAAAGTTATTCTCGAGGGTGAAGTTGAGACTTTGAACAGCGAATTGAACTCTGTTCGTTTGGGTTTTGACGGTCTTCAAGCGGAAGTGACGGATCTGCAAGTGAAGTCAGCTTCTAAAACTCAAGAATACACAGGTGTTCTAAGACAGCTTGAGATGGTTTCCAAGTCTTTGAGTGACCTTGAAGCGCAACTTGCTCGTATGAGTGAGGAGGCTGAAGGCTACAACTCACAAATGACTGAGAGCCAGATTCTTCTTGAAGAAAAGAAAATCGAATTTGAACGTCTTTTGGATGAAGTTGAGCAATTGAAACTTCAAGCAGCCCGCACAAAAGACGAATACGAAGTGATGTCTGAGTCGATCCGTGCGATCGAAGAAGAAGCAAGTGCTTCTCAACGTGCACGCAACGAAAGACAGCACAAAATGAACGACTCTCAATTGAAGCTTGAACAAGCTAAGATGAAAGAGCAGTACTTGATCGATCAAATCCGTGAACGTTACATGTTGAACCTTCCGGATGTTGTTGAGAAGTATGCAGGTCGTGAAGGCGACTTCTTGGAAGCGGACGCTCAACTCAAAGATCTTCGCGAGAAATTGGCGAAAATCGGTGAAGTGAACTTGTCAGCGATCGAAGAGTACGAAGAGACAGCTCAACGTTATGAGTTCCTCACGAAACAGCACGCGGATTTGACGGAAGCAAAAGAACAGCTTCGTAAAGTGATCGATCGTATCAACAGAATTTGTTCGAAGCGTTTCAAAGAGACATTTGATTTGGTTAACGACAGATTTACTCGCGTATTCCCAGTGCTCTTCGGCGGTGGTGAAGCGTGGTTGGAGCTTGTTGAAGAAACAGAGAAGAACGAAGCGGGTATCGAAATCATCGCTCGCCCTCCAGGCAAAAAGACGCAAAACGTGTCCTTGATGTCGGGTGGTGAGAAGGCGTTGACTGCGGTGGCGCTTGTATTCTCGATCTTCCTCGTGAAACCTTCTCCGTACTGTTTGCTGGATGAGGTTGACGCTCCACTTGATGACGCCAACGTGTTCCGTTTCAACGACTTGGTTCGTGAGATGGCGAAGCGTTCACAAATCATCGTTGTTACGCATAATAAACACACGATGGAAGTGGCTGGAAAACTTTACGGCGTGACTATGCAGGAGCGCGGTGTTTCCACGATGGTTTCTGTTTCTCTTCAAGACATCAAATAA
- a CDS encoding NAD(P)H-dependent oxidoreductase has translation MTHASIKEALEWRYATKRYDATKKISENDWKLLTDSLHLAPSSYGIQPWKFLVIENPEVREKLKAVSWNQTQVTDASHYVVFLFKEEVDVPFVQKYIDRIAEVRGLSLESLSGYKSMMVENLAKAPEEKIRVWSQRQAYIAMGFLLQTAALLKIDATPMEGLDPSAYDKILGLEGSGYKTVATVALGYRHPEDSFQNLKKVRFAEDAIIQYVK, from the coding sequence ATGACTCACGCAAGTATTAAAGAAGCGCTCGAATGGCGATACGCAACGAAACGCTACGACGCGACTAAAAAAATCTCGGAAAATGACTGGAAACTTTTAACGGATTCATTGCATTTGGCGCCCTCATCTTACGGCATCCAACCTTGGAAGTTTTTAGTGATTGAAAATCCCGAGGTGCGTGAAAAGTTGAAAGCTGTTTCCTGGAATCAAACCCAAGTGACGGACGCCAGTCATTACGTGGTCTTTCTCTTTAAAGAGGAAGTCGATGTTCCTTTTGTCCAAAAGTATATTGATCGTATTGCTGAAGTTCGGGGTCTTTCGTTGGAATCTTTGTCCGGATACAAAAGTATGATGGTCGAGAATCTGGCGAAAGCTCCCGAAGAAAAAATTCGTGTTTGGTCACAGCGCCAAGCTTACATTGCTATGGGATTCCTGCTGCAAACCGCAGCTTTACTTAAAATTGATGCAACTCCGATGGAAGGTCTTGACCCATCTGCCTATGACAAAATCTTAGGACTTGAAGGATCGGGTTACAAAACGGTTGCCACAGTGGCTTTGGGATACAGACATCCTGAAGATTCTTTCCAAAATCTCAAAAAAGTCCGCTTCGCCGAAGACGCAATCATTCAGTACGTGAAGTAG
- a CDS encoding Rrf2 family transcriptional regulator, with the protein MVDQRFSVSVHIMTVLAYHKDEMMTSEELASSIRTNPTVIRRLVSKLVDAGLVDSFKGKAGGVRLAGSAKEISLKDIYEAICDKKKLIATPCKEPMKQCAVSCNMGKLLEDVVEGMEEHSMNYLSSIRLADLASKIK; encoded by the coding sequence ATGGTTGATCAACGGTTTTCTGTCTCAGTTCATATCATGACGGTCCTTGCTTATCACAAGGATGAGATGATGACGTCGGAGGAGCTCGCTTCGAGCATTCGCACAAATCCGACTGTGATCCGCCGTTTAGTTTCCAAACTTGTCGATGCGGGCCTGGTTGATTCCTTCAAAGGAAAAGCGGGTGGAGTGCGTTTGGCGGGTTCCGCGAAAGAAATCTCTCTTAAAGATATTTACGAAGCGATCTGCGACAAAAAGAAATTGATCGCAACACCTTGTAAAGAGCCCATGAAACAATGTGCAGTCAGTTGCAATATGGGAAAGCTTCTTGAAGATGTCGTTGAAGGCATGGAAGAACATTCCATGAATTATCTCTCTAGCATTCGTTTGGCCGATCTCGCTTCTAAAATCAAATAA
- a CDS encoding GNAT family protein, with the protein MKALWLPESLTGERVTLRKHNLELAETMFQYIDQDRKRLVHLPWVDFTHGVHDERDYIEMTHREWEDFKMFDYGLFRNEGDVYMGNIGVHTIAWDHDRCELGYWILGNFEGHGYVSEGVRLLEKTLFDVGFHRIEIHCSGANTRSGAVAERCGYKLEGVLREHAVEQGARRDTRVYAKLKHER; encoded by the coding sequence ATGAAAGCTCTATGGTTGCCTGAGTCTCTGACTGGAGAACGAGTCACGCTTCGCAAACACAATCTCGAACTTGCCGAAACGATGTTTCAATATATCGATCAGGATCGCAAGCGGTTGGTGCATCTTCCGTGGGTGGACTTTACTCATGGCGTGCATGACGAACGCGACTATATTGAAATGACTCATCGAGAGTGGGAAGATTTCAAGATGTTCGACTATGGTCTTTTTCGCAATGAGGGCGACGTCTACATGGGCAATATAGGAGTTCACACCATCGCCTGGGATCATGACCGCTGTGAGCTGGGATACTGGATTCTTGGAAATTTTGAGGGGCACGGATATGTTTCTGAAGGCGTACGTCTTTTAGAAAAAACTCTTTTTGATGTTGGCTTTCACCGCATTGAAATTCACTGTTCAGGGGCTAATACGCGCTCTGGAGCCGTCGCGGAAAGGTGCGGCTATAAACTCGAAGGCGTCTTGCGCGAACACGCCGTTGAACAAGGTGCTCGGCGCGACACCCGCGTCTATGCAAAGCTAAAACATGAAAGATAA
- a CDS encoding DUF5522 domain-containing protein: MKDKKELIEELHRKAVERGEESYIDPETGYLVFTELFHKRRGHCCESGCRHCPYGFKKKTSE; the protein is encoded by the coding sequence ATGAAAGATAAAAAAGAACTCATCGAAGAACTGCATCGTAAAGCTGTCGAGCGGGGAGAAGAATCCTACATCGATCCTGAAACAGGCTATCTGGTTTTCACAGAACTCTTCCACAAACGCCGCGGCCACTGCTGCGAATCAGGCTGCCGTCACTGTCCTTACGGCTTCAAAAAAAAGACCTCTGAATAA
- a CDS encoding DUF1993 domain-containing protein, with translation MLYEMTVPSFIKSLHNLSAILDKGAEYAQMKKFDADVLVNSRLAPDQFPLARQIQIACDTAKLCAARLTAKEAPSHADTEKTLPELKARIASTISYLETVAAKDFAEATSRHITQPRWEGQWMTGEEYVLHHAVPNFYFHVTTAYSILRHNGVDIGKKDYLGKLPLKK, from the coding sequence ATGCTTTATGAAATGACGGTCCCCTCTTTTATTAAATCTCTTCACAATCTTTCCGCGATTCTGGATAAAGGCGCTGAGTATGCACAAATGAAAAAGTTTGATGCCGACGTGCTTGTCAATTCACGCTTGGCGCCGGATCAGTTCCCGTTGGCGCGTCAGATTCAAATTGCTTGTGATACTGCAAAGCTTTGCGCGGCTCGTTTGACGGCGAAAGAAGCTCCTTCACACGCCGACACAGAAAAAACTTTGCCTGAACTCAAAGCGCGCATTGCTAGCACGATTTCTTACTTGGAAACAGTGGCTGCGAAAGATTTCGCCGAAGCGACATCCCGTCACATCACGCAGCCTCGTTGGGAAGGACAATGGATGACCGGCGAAGAGTACGTTCTTCACCACGCAGTTCCTAATTTTTATTTCCATGTAACAACAGCGTATTCGATTCTTCGCCACAACGGCGTTGATATCGGCAAGAAAGATTATTTGGGGAAACTTCCTTTGAAAAAATAA
- a CDS encoding BON domain-containing protein has translation MDEYYYTPRDPRETYKRYERTYDGSLRFKREPEEDFRGKGPKNYVRSDGRIYEEICEVLTLDPDVDASEIDVQVKNGVVTLSGTVETRTLKRYAEDSVSDVFGVKDIINEIRVIDQDPDRKRISEALK, from the coding sequence ATGGATGAATACTATTACACTCCCCGAGATCCGCGCGAGACTTACAAACGCTATGAGCGCACCTACGACGGCAGCTTGCGTTTTAAAAGGGAGCCTGAAGAAGATTTTCGCGGTAAAGGACCCAAGAACTACGTGCGCAGCGACGGGCGTATTTATGAAGAGATTTGTGAAGTCCTCACTTTGGATCCCGACGTGGACGCCAGCGAGATCGACGTGCAGGTGAAAAACGGGGTGGTGACTCTGAGTGGAACCGTCGAAACGAGAACTCTGAAGCGCTATGCGGAAGACTCGGTCTCTGACGTCTTTGGAGTGAAAGACATCATCAATGAAATTCGTGTTATCGATCAAGATCCAGACAGAAAAAGAATCAGCGAAGCATTGAAATAA
- a CDS encoding microtubule-binding protein yields MSFNYAKNKEHNSQDSFWTSYSDLFLGLSTIFLLLYVTASLRTGTEGLRNQVENQKLSMKVEELQHQLKMYESVKNDYLANQATKDEAQEYQELMDKLTLLQEDAKTEKDRLVQEALENEKKVKALNKYQQMVRNVLNANKMAKSKIINRDDLIKEQDVEIETQETTIADLNKDIQDKKQLISQGEMKIKQTQAVLQKRVNELRYAYKMNKLSKNLFEQKMAQARAESQQKVEALSQANAQYQQQLQAASTQLGQVQGELSQTQGLLAQKENEAKYLSGALSKTKAESQARMAAMSAGFAQEKAGLQAGMAAERAANARRVAAMQGALADTQGQLAKAKAEIEARKMVAGEIQRGFAKAGIKADIDMESGDVVLDFGQAYFDSDSDRLKAEMKNVIERAMPIYSRSLFGNPKVSDKISAVEIIGFASPTYQGRYIDPRSPKPEDKVALKYNMDLSYRRAKSIFAYMLDDQNVQFDHQKELMSLMKVSGRSFLEVMNVQNRNVATAAEFCKQNDCKKAQRVIIRFSMDSKKQ; encoded by the coding sequence ATGTCTTTTAACTATGCAAAGAATAAAGAACATAATTCGCAGGACAGTTTTTGGACGTCCTATTCGGATCTCTTCTTGGGGCTCAGCACGATCTTCCTATTGTTGTATGTGACAGCCAGTCTCAGAACGGGAACCGAAGGTTTGCGAAATCAAGTTGAGAATCAGAAGCTCTCTATGAAAGTAGAAGAGCTGCAACATCAATTGAAAATGTATGAATCCGTAAAGAACGATTACCTCGCCAATCAAGCCACGAAGGATGAGGCTCAAGAGTATCAGGAGCTTATGGATAAGCTCACTCTCTTGCAAGAGGACGCTAAAACGGAAAAAGACCGTCTTGTGCAGGAAGCTCTTGAGAACGAGAAAAAAGTGAAAGCTTTGAATAAGTACCAACAGATGGTGCGTAACGTTCTTAATGCCAACAAGATGGCGAAATCGAAGATCATCAACCGTGACGACTTAATCAAAGAACAAGACGTTGAAATTGAAACCCAAGAGACGACGATTGCCGACTTGAATAAGGATATTCAAGATAAGAAGCAGTTGATTTCTCAGGGTGAGATGAAGATCAAGCAAACACAGGCCGTGTTGCAAAAGCGCGTCAACGAGCTTCGCTATGCTTATAAAATGAATAAGCTTTCGAAGAATCTGTTTGAGCAGAAGATGGCTCAGGCGCGCGCTGAAAGTCAGCAAAAGGTGGAAGCTCTTTCCCAGGCCAATGCTCAGTATCAGCAGCAATTGCAAGCGGCGAGCACGCAGCTAGGTCAGGTGCAAGGGGAGCTTTCGCAAACGCAAGGATTGCTAGCGCAGAAAGAAAACGAAGCGAAGTATCTTTCTGGAGCTCTTTCAAAAACAAAAGCGGAATCGCAAGCTAGGATGGCGGCGATGTCTGCAGGTTTCGCGCAAGAGAAGGCTGGCCTGCAAGCAGGGATGGCTGCAGAGCGTGCTGCGAACGCAAGAAGAGTCGCTGCGATGCAAGGCGCTTTGGCTGACACTCAAGGACAGTTGGCGAAAGCGAAAGCTGAAATCGAAGCGCGCAAAATGGTGGCTGGTGAAATTCAGCGCGGTTTTGCGAAAGCCGGTATCAAGGCGGATATCGACATGGAATCAGGCGATGTCGTCTTGGATTTCGGGCAAGCCTACTTTGATAGCGACTCGGACCGTTTGAAGGCGGAAATGAAAAACGTCATCGAAAGAGCGATGCCGATTTACTCGCGTTCTTTATTCGGGAATCCCAAAGTGTCGGATAAAATCTCTGCGGTCGAAATTATCGGTTTCGCTTCTCCGACCTATCAGGGGCGCTACATTGATCCGCGCAGTCCTAAGCCTGAAGATAAAGTCGCTTTGAAATACAACATGGATTTGAGTTATCGCCGTGCGAAGTCTATTTTCGCTTACATGTTGGACGACCAAAACGTGCAGTTCGACCATCAGAAGGAATTGATGTCGTTGATGAAAGTTTCAGGACGAAGCTTCTTGGAAGTCATGAATGTACAGAACAGAAACGTCGCAACAGCGGCGGAGTTCTGTAAACAGAATGACTGCAAGAAGGCACAACGGGTGATCATCCGTTTTAGCATGGATTCTAAAAAACAATAG
- a CDS encoding FHA domain-containing protein translates to MNTFIVTIQRKDQVLSREVNKDSFTVGRAMECDISLNDSHVSRGK, encoded by the coding sequence TTGAACACGTTCATAGTCACTATCCAAAGGAAGGATCAGGTGCTAAGCCGTGAGGTGAACAAAGATTCGTTCACCGTGGGCCGTGCTATGGAGTGCGATATCTCACTCAATGACAGTCACGTGAGTCGTGGAAAGTAA
- a CDS encoding multidrug efflux SMR transporter: protein MAYVYLAAAIIFEVVGTITMKYSEGFTKVIPVILTLVCHGICFVALAVALKSLPISMVYAIWAGVGTAIMAFIGMMMFNEPLPLQKVLATTLIIVGVVMLNFADKEKPAEQLAKVETAKELKEKPAVVVDMRQRNSG from the coding sequence ATGGCATACGTCTACTTGGCAGCAGCAATTATCTTTGAGGTCGTCGGCACAATCACGATGAAGTACTCGGAGGGATTCACAAAGGTGATCCCAGTCATACTCACTCTGGTATGTCATGGAATCTGCTTTGTGGCTCTCGCTGTAGCACTGAAGTCCCTCCCTATCAGCATGGTCTATGCTATTTGGGCGGGTGTGGGAACAGCGATCATGGCGTTCATCGGCATGATGATGTTCAATGAGCCTCTTCCTCTGCAAAAAGTTCTCGCGACAACGCTTATTATTGTGGGTGTTGTGATGTTGAACTTCGCAGACAAAGAAAAGCCTGCTGAACAACTTGCAAAAGTTGAAACAGCAAAAGAGTTGAAAGAAAAACCAGCCGTGGTTGTTGATATGCGACAACGCAATTCTGGTTAA
- a CDS encoding NAD(P)H-dependent oxidoreductase produces the protein MKVFLFAPSLRHGSYNKKLIRIAADIVRGIPHTEVALHEFNEFPMPMYDGDLEENQGVPEGVLKLAKKFEEADAVIISSPEYNGSIPGTFKNAIDWLSRLDPVPVRRKQICLIGASPGRLAAVRGNLHSRVTFHILGSFVWPDYFGVAGADQAFDDNDQFKDPKQVDRLKAVLVEFLQYASRRETPFDRLNEFLEEQKHQPSSR, from the coding sequence ATGAAAGTCTTTTTATTTGCACCGTCACTTCGCCATGGATCTTACAATAAAAAACTCATTCGTATCGCTGCCGATATCGTAAGAGGCATTCCCCATACAGAGGTCGCTCTTCACGAGTTCAATGAATTCCCCATGCCAATGTACGACGGAGACCTTGAGGAAAACCAAGGAGTTCCCGAAGGCGTTTTGAAGCTGGCAAAAAAATTTGAAGAAGCGGATGCTGTGATCATCTCAAGTCCCGAATACAATGGCAGTATTCCCGGGACGTTTAAGAACGCCATAGACTGGCTTTCGCGCTTGGACCCTGTGCCCGTGCGCCGCAAGCAGATCTGTCTTATAGGAGCGTCGCCAGGTCGTTTAGCGGCCGTTCGCGGCAACCTCCACTCTCGCGTGACGTTCCACATTCTGGGATCTTTTGTTTGGCCCGATTATTTTGGAGTCGCCGGTGCCGATCAAGCTTTCGATGATAACGACCAATTCAAAGATCCAAAACAAGTTGATCGCCTCAAGGCCGTTCTTGTCGAGTTTTTGCAATACGCTTCTCGCCGCGAAACACCTTTTGATCGTCTCAACGAATTCCTGGAAGAGCAAAAACACCAACCATCTTCCCGCTAA
- a CDS encoding chalcone isomerase family protein, which translates to MKLFIASLFTLLLSLNASAALLTTEGKGEKVEGLTLATSATANVENESLKLTSVGAGLRAKKVVFVNVKVYVGQLFVSTPESFKKADAEALGSLKDQKAVAVQLHFLRDVDADNVQKSFKEALKANKIDTEDASVKQFLDSVAKGGEAKEGKALTIVGARLKDGVEAVLYETTTGNLSEIKGSTGLIEKIFSIWLGKPADEGVAQLKKSMLK; encoded by the coding sequence ATGAAACTGTTCATCGCCTCTTTATTCACTCTTCTTTTATCTTTAAATGCCTCTGCGGCTTTGCTGACAACAGAAGGCAAAGGAGAAAAGGTGGAAGGCCTGACTCTTGCGACTTCCGCAACGGCGAACGTAGAGAATGAATCTCTTAAGCTCACTTCTGTTGGAGCAGGCTTACGCGCCAAGAAAGTCGTATTCGTAAACGTTAAGGTTTACGTGGGTCAGCTTTTTGTCAGCACTCCCGAAAGTTTCAAAAAAGCGGACGCTGAAGCTCTGGGGTCACTGAAAGATCAAAAAGCTGTCGCAGTACAGCTTCATTTCCTTCGCGACGTCGATGCCGACAACGTACAAAAGTCATTCAAAGAGGCTTTGAAGGCCAACAAAATTGATACAGAAGATGCCTCTGTAAAACAGTTTCTTGATTCCGTTGCAAAAGGCGGCGAAGCCAAAGAAGGCAAAGCTCTCACAATTGTCGGCGCCCGCCTCAAAGATGGTGTGGAGGCTGTGCTTTATGAAACAACGACAGGCAACCTTTCTGAGATTAAAGGCTCAACGGGTTTGATTGAAAAAATCTTTTCTATTTGGCTTGGCAAACCCGCTGATGAAGGCGTTGCTCAACTCAAAAAATCAATGTTGAAATAA